The Cellulomonas sp. S1-8 genomic sequence GAGTACCCGTGCGTCGCGACCTCGTACCCCAGGGCCTCGAACGGCTCGCGCGGGAACGCCTCGTCCTTCACCTTCGTCTCCTGCAGCGCGAGGACGTCGACGTCCGCGCGCTCGAGGAAGGCGACGGCCCGGTCGAGCCGGGCGCGGATGGAGTTGATGTTCCAGGTGGCGAGGCGCATGGCGTGGAACGCTACCGGCGCCCACCGACGCCGGTCCTCCCGGAGGCGTCGCACTGGTCGGTCGGGGATGTCCGGTTCGTCCGGTCCGGTGACAGCGCTGCAGGTCGCTGGTGATCCGGACGGTCCGCGGTTACCGTGCGGTACCCGACATGCCGGGCGTCGGGCGACCGCGCGACCGCGGGTCGGCACACCGTCCCGCAGCGCCACGGAGGACCCGCCCATGACGTCCGACCTCGCCGGCCGCCGCGCCCTCGTCACCGGCGGCGCGGTCGGCATCGGCCGCGCCGTCGCGCTCGGCCTTGCCCGCGCCGGGGCCGACGTCGCGATCACGCACCTGGCGCACGACGCCGCGTCCGTCGTCGAGGAGATCGAGGCGCTCGGCCGTCGCGGCTTCGCGGTCCAGCTCGACGCGCGCCACAGCTGGGACGTCGACGCGGCCGTCGCGGCGGCCGCGGACGCGCTCGGCGGGCTGGACGTGCTCGTCAACAACGTGGGCGGGCTCGTCGACCGACGGCCCCTGACCAGCACCGACGACGCGCACTGGCACCACGTGATGGACCTCAACCTCTCGTCCGCGTTCTACGCGACGCGCGCCGCGCTCGCCCTGCTGCCCGACGGCGGCCGCGTCGTGACGATCAGCTCCCAGGCCGCGGTCGCCGGCGGCGGGTCCGGCGGGGTGCCGTACGCGACGGCGAAGGCCGCCGTCGAGGGCTTCACGCGGGCGCTGGCGCGCGAGCTCGGCCCGCGGCGCATCACGGTCAACGCGGTCGCGCCGGGGTTCGTCTCCGGCACGCCGTTCCACGCGACGCACACCCCGGAGCCCGCGCAGCGCGCGGCGGTCGCGGCCACGCCGCTGGGCCGTGCGGGCGTGCCCGACGACGTGGCGGCCGCGGTCGTCCACCTGGTGTCCGACGGTGCGTCGTTCGTCACAGGGACCGTGCTCGACGTCAACGGCGGCGCGTGGTTCCGCTGACGAGACGGGTGCCGGGACTTTCGGTGACGCTCCCGCAACAGAGCGGACACGCGGGGCCGGTATTCTGCCCAGGCGTCGCGTCCGAGACCGGGCCGGCGGCACCCAGGAGGTAGCACGTGGTGAGCGGAGCAGGCGCGGGCGTCGAGGACGCCCTGCGCGTGGCGGGGGCGGACGGCACGGCGACGGAGACGGTCGTGCTGGACGGGCCCCTCGTCGAGGGGGTGTGGACGGCGGACCCGTCAGGCCACGTCTGGGACGGCGTCCTGTACGTCTACACGTCGCACGACGAGGAGACGGGCGTCGCGCGCGACGACGACGGCAGCCACTACGACATGCGGGACTACCGGGTGATCGAGCTGCGCGACGCCGGCGGCCCGGCGCTCGACCACGGGGCCGTCCTGCACGTCGACGACGTGCCGTGGGCGGAGCGCCAGATGTGGGCCCCGGACGCGGCGCGACGCGGCGATACTTTCTATCTCTTCTTCCCGGCCAAGGACCTCGACGGCGTCTTCCGGATCGGCGTCGCGACGTCGTGCTCGCCGACGGGCCCGTTCACGGCCGAGCCCGAGCCCATCGCGGGGATCGGCAGCATCGACCCCGCGGTGCTCACGGACGACGACGGCAGCGCCTACCTGTACGTCGGCGGCATCATGGGCGGGCAGCTGCAGCGCTGGGACGGCGCCACCTACACCGGTGTCGA encodes the following:
- a CDS encoding SDR family NAD(P)-dependent oxidoreductase, with protein sequence MTSDLAGRRALVTGGAVGIGRAVALGLARAGADVAITHLAHDAASVVEEIEALGRRGFAVQLDARHSWDVDAAVAAAADALGGLDVLVNNVGGLVDRRPLTSTDDAHWHHVMDLNLSSAFYATRAALALLPDGGRVVTISSQAAVAGGGSGGVPYATAKAAVEGFTRALARELGPRRITVNAVAPGFVSGTPFHATHTPEPAQRAAVAATPLGRAGVPDDVAAAVVHLVSDGASFVTGTVLDVNGGAWFR
- a CDS encoding family 43 glycosylhydrolase, with product MSGAGAGVEDALRVAGADGTATETVVLDGPLVEGVWTADPSGHVWDGVLYVYTSHDEETGVARDDDGSHYDMRDYRVIELRDAGGPALDHGAVLHVDDVPWAERQMWAPDAARRGDTFYLFFPAKDLDGVFRIGVATSCSPTGPFTAEPEPIAGIGSIDPAVLTDDDGSAYLYVGGIMGGQLQRWDGATYTGVDAYPAPDAPALGPRVARLTDDLLALAEPAREVVVTDADGQPLTQGDPRRFFEGPWVSRIDGVYHLLYSTGGAHTLVHATSDSPYGPFTFRGTVLEPVVGWTTQGSIAQLDGRWYLLYHDARASGHDHLRNVRIAPLTVHADGRLTADPR